A single region of the Brachypodium distachyon strain Bd21 chromosome 3, Brachypodium_distachyon_v3.0, whole genome shotgun sequence genome encodes:
- the LOC100830116 gene encoding putative laccase-9 has protein sequence MAGVTKIPAMLWVLGVVFTFGAAAVGLAEADNTYDFFIKEAKYKRLCRDKTILTVNGQFPGPTITARKGEVVIVKVHNQGNKNITIHWHGVDQPRNPWYDGPEFITQCPIQPGTSFTYRIVLSDEEGTIWWHAHSDFDRATVHGAFVIHPKRGSNYPFKAPEREIPIILGEWWKEDVTHMLEQSKRTGGEVDLSDANTINGQPGDLFPCSKDATFKLPVRTGKTYLLRIINAGLTNDLFFGIAGHPITIIGTDGRYLKPFTVKHIMISPGQTMDALLDTDRAIMGSSNGRYYMAARTFASNPDLDFNNSTATAILEYMDAPRARRVGLPDFPNLPANLDMDAATEYTAQLRSLASKDHPVDVPMHVDEEMFITIAVNVFPCAHNKTCEGPRGNSLAASLNNVSFQNPSIDILDAYYSAVDGVYEANFPNQPPFFFNFTDTTVPVEFEFTKAGTKVKVLEYGSVVEVVFQDTALNGAETHPMHLHGYAFYTVGKGFGIFNKSTDPAKYNLVDPPYQNTVTVPKAGWTAIRWRATNPGVWFMHCHFDRHTVWGMNTVFIVKDGNTPRSKMMSRPASMPKC, from the exons ATGGCGGGGGTAACTAAGATACCCGCAATGCTTTGGGTGCTTGGTGTGGTGTTTACATTTGGAGCTGCTGCAGTTGGCCTGGCTGAGGCCGATAACACCTACGATTTCTTC ATCAAGGAGGCTAAGTACAAAAGGCTTTGCCGGGACAAAACCATCCTCACCGTCAATGGCCAGTTCCCCGGCCCAACAATCACCGCGCGAAAGGGAGAGGTCGTCATCGTCAAAGTTCACAACCAAGGCAATAAAAACATCACCATACACTG GCACGGCGTGGACCAGCCACGGAACCCGTGGTACGACGGACCGGAGTTCATAACGCAATGCCCCATCCAGCCTGGCACCAGTTTCACCTACCGGATCGTCTTGTCCGATGAGGAGGGCACTATCTGGTGGCACGCACACAGCGATTTTGATCGCGCCACCGTCCATGGCGCCTTCGTCATCCACCCTAAGCGCGGCTCGAACTATCCCTTCAAGGCGCCGGAAAGGGAGATACCCATCATCCTcg GTGAATGGTGGAAGGAAGACGTGACCCATATGCTTGAGCAGTCCAAGCGGACCGGCGGCGAGGTTGATCTTTCGGATGCAAACACTATCAATGGCCAGCCGGGAGACCTGTTCCCGTGCTCCAAGGACGCCACTTTCAAGCTTCCCGTGCGGACTGGCAAGACGTACTTGCTCCGAATCATCAACGCTGGACTCACAAATGATCTCTTCTTCGGCATCGCCGGGCACCCTATCACCATTATCGGTACCGATGGTCGCTACCTAAAGCCGTTCACTGTCAAGCATATCATGATCTCACCTGGACAAACCATGGACGCACTACTTGACACTGACCGTGCTATCATGGGTTCATCCAATGGGCGTTACTACATGGCTGCACGGACGTTCGCGTCCAACCCTGACCTTGACTTTAACAACAGCACCGCCACGGCCATTCTGGAATATATGGACGCGCCGCGTGCTAGGCGCGTGGGGCTGCCGGACTTTCCCAACCTTCCGGCCAACCTTGATATGGATGCGGCAACGGAGTACACGGCCCAGCTCCGATCATTGGCAAGCAAGGACCATCCGGTGGATGTGCCGATGCACGTCGATGAGGAAATGTTCATCACCATTGCTGTCAATGTATTCCCCTGTGCACACAATAAGACATGTGAAGGGCCTCGTGGCAACAGTTTGGCGGCAAGCCTCAACAACGTCAGCTTCCAAAATCCTTCCATCGACATCCTTGATGCCTATTATAGTGCAGTCGACGGCGTGTATGAGGCAAACTTCCCCAACCAGCCGCCTTTCTTCTTCAACTTCACAGACACCACTGTCCCCGTAGAGTTTGAGTTCACGAAGGCCGGCACCAAGGTGAAGGTGTTGGAGTATGGCTCTGTTGTGGAGGTGGTGTTCCAGGACACAGCCCTCAACGGGGCTGAGACCCACCCCATGCACTTGCATGGGTACGCCTTCTACACGGTAGGAAAAGGGTTCGGAATCTTCAACAAGAGCACGGACCCGGCCAAGTACAACTTGGTAGATCCACCATACCAGAACACAGTCACCGTGCCAAAAGCTGGCTGGACAGCAATTCGTTGGCGCGCAACAAACCCCG GTGTGTGGTTCATGCATTGCCACTTTGATCGTCACACGGTCTGGGGAATGAACACCGTGTTCATCGTGAAGGATGGCAACACTCCTCGGAGCAAAATGATGAGTCGTCCTGCGAGCATGCCTAAGTGCTAA
- the LOC100829808 gene encoding uncharacterized protein LOC100829808 isoform X1, producing the protein MTEMAENWIEGSKHTSAPASFSGSVPRYQTSSPRKSRQRNIFHLLSHREVSPRTKHQAKRHWSKPPTGDTGFTELRYSASDAKHDLFSWAESQSLHRWSAKYCPLQPPPRSTIAAAFSSDGKTLASTHGDHTVKIIDCQTGKCLKVLGGHRRTPWVVRYHPLHSDILASGSLDYEVRLWDANTSDCIVSHDFHRPIASIAFHALGDILAVASGHKLFIWKYNNREEVSAPSIILRTRRSLRAVHFHPHGAPYLLTAEVNNLDAADSQLTRATSTGYANYPPALFFANVNSRGYPHLESSMSSPCLIWPAFLRDDGSLYIPRGDLASSSTNVQQSSPSLAQNLLASDAENQQSDQFVTPMDICPGEPSASNDIVDNSSAAGLSAIQMHADRGQTDSRLQGSSSSSSLERSSARDDVPMASTSTSVPIPAIARPSGPAVNRLPTNSFTTSSGLDVQMFLRNSEGGNHHHDLFSDSRSWELPFLHGWLMAQNHTGVPSSLPIATGSTRGSNRRYDSRPHAFSSVPGVGSSLLGPQIDEAEAHVASLGVGSELTTSLFAAGAAELPCTVKLRVWRHDIKNPCSALETAACCLTISHAVLCSEMGAHFSPCGRFLVACVACMLPQTEGDQGSQLPVQYDSTGPGTSPTRHPLPSHGVIYELRVYSLEEATFGEILTSRAIRAAHCLTSIQFSPTSEHILLAYGRRHSSLLRSIIMDGETTGIPVYTILEVYRVSDMELIRVLPSAEDEVNVACFHPSPGGGLVYGTKEGKLRILQHNGADAASLGLNCFIEENMLEGTHLYAAYPTS; encoded by the exons ATGACTGAAATGGCTGAAAATTGGATAGAAGGCTCGAAGCATACTTCTGCTCCGGCGTCATTTTCTGGGTCAGTTCCTAGATATCAAACCTCTTCACCAAGAAAATCAAGGCAAAG AAACATCTTTCATCTGTTAAGTCATCGAGAGGTCTCCCCTCGAACCAAACACCAAGCTAAAAGACATTGGAGTAAACCTCCTACTGGCGACACTGGTTTCACTGAGTTGAGATATTCAGCTTCAGATGCTAAGCATGATTTATTTTCATG GGCAGAATCACAGTCCCTTCATCGTTGGTCTGCGAAGTATTGCCCTCTTCAGCCACCCCCTAGGTCAACTATTGCAGCTGCATTCAGTTCGGATGGGAAAACACTTGCATCTACACA TGGGGACCACACTGTTAAAATAATTGACTGCCAAACAGGGAAATGTTTGAAAGTGTTGGGTGGACATCGACGCACACCCTGGGTG GTCAGATACCATCCATTACATTCTGATATACTTGCCAGTGGGAGTTTGGATTATGAAGTCCGTCTCTGGGATGCTAATACGTCAGATTGTATTGTATCTCACGACTTCC ACAGGCCAATTGCATCCATTGCATTTCATGCACTGGGGGATATCCTGGCAGTTGCATCAGGTCACAAA TTGTTCATATGGAAGTACAATAATCGAGAGGAGGTTTCTGCCCCGTCCATTATATTAAGAACCCGCCGTTCATTGAGAGCTGTGCATTTTCACCCTCATGGTGCTCCATATCTTCTAACAGCGGAG GTTAATAATCTTGATGCTGCAGACTCACAGCTGACCCGTGCAACATCTACTGGCTATGCAAACTATCCCCCGGCGTTGTTTTTTGCAAATGTTAACTCCAGAGGCTATCCACATCTTGAGTCTAGCATGTCATCACCATGCCTAATTTGGCCTGCATTCCTCAGGGATGATGGAAGTCTATATATTCCTCGCGGTGATTTGGCTAGTAGTTCAACCAATGTGCAGCAGAGTTCACCATCTTTAGCTCAAAATTTGTTGGCATCAGATGCTGAAAATCAGCAGTCTGACCAGTTTGTGACCCCTATGGACATATGCCCAGGGGAACCTTCTGCATCTAATGATATAGTTGATAATTCTTCTGCAGCTGGATTAAGTGCAATTCAAATGCATGCTGATAGGGGTCAAACGGACTCAAGATTGCAGGGCAGTAGCTCTTCTAGTAGTCTTGAGAGGTCTAGTGCTAGAGATGATGTTCCAATGGCTTCAACCAGCACCAGCGTGCCAATTCCAGCAATAGCCAGACCTTCAGGACCTGCTGTTAACCGTCTTCCAACGAACTCATTCACCACTTCTAGTGGGTTAGATGTTCAGATGTTCCTAAGAAATTCAGAGGGTGGAAATCACCATCACGATCTGTTCAGTGACTCGCGTAGCTGGGAGCTGCCTTTTTTGCATGGTTGGTTGATGGCCCAAAACCACACAG GTGTTCCATCATCGCTTCCTATAGCCACTGGAAGTACCAGAGGATCAAATCGACGTTATGATTCACGCCCTCATGCTTTTTCTTCTGTACCTGGGGTTGGGAGTTCACTTCTGGGTCCACAAATCGATGAGGCTGAGGCTCATGTTGCCTCCTTAGGTGTTGGATCAGAACTTACTACCTCACTGTTTGCTGCCGGTGCTGCTGAATTACCTTGCACAGTGAAGCTTAGAGTGTGGCGGCATGATATCAAGAATCCATGTAGTGCATTAGAAACCGCGGCATGCTGCTTGACAATCTCTCACGCCGTTctttgcag TGAAATGGGTGCCCATTTCTCCCCTTGTGGACGGTTTCTGGTAGCTTgtgttgcatgcatgttgcCTCAAACAGAAGGTGACCAGGGTAGCCAGTTACCTGTTCAGTACGATTCTACAGGGCCTGGAACATCACCAACTCGTCACCCACTTCCCTCTCACGGAGTTATTTATGAGCTTCGGGTTTATTCTCTTGAAGAGGCAAC gtttggagaaattctcacgTCAAGAGCAATAAGGGCGGCTCATTGTTTAACTTCCATTCAG TTTTCGCCTACTTCAGAACACATACTATTAGCATATGGTCGTCGTCATAGCTCGCTGCTTAGGAGCATTATCATGGACGGAGAGACGACTGGAATTCCTGTATATACTATCTTGGAG GTTTATAGAGTTTCGGATATGGAGCTGATAAGAGTTCTTCCGAGTGCTGAAGATGAAGTAAATGTCGCATGCTTTCATCCTTCTCCTGGAGGTGGTCTTGTTTATGGGACTAAG GAAGGGAAGCTCAGGATTCTACAGCACAATGGTGCAGACGCTGCAAGCCTGGGGCTAAATTGCTTTATTGAGGAAAATATGCTTGAG GGGACTCACTTGTATGCAGCGTATCCTACAAGTTGA
- the LOC100829501 gene encoding putative laccase-9 encodes MVGVTKITMMLWVLGVVFTFGAAAVGLAEANNVHNFYIKEANHPRLCKNKTILTVNGQFPGPTITARRGDVVIVNVYNQGNKNITIHWHGVDQPRNPWYDGPEFITQCPIQPGTNFTYRILLSDEEGTIWWHAHSDFDRATVHGAFVIHPKHGSFYPFKMPHKEIPIILGEWWKADVTHLLEESKRTGGEVNLSDANIINGQPGDFFPCSKDNIFKLPVQTGKTYLLRIINAGLTNDLFYGIAGHLLTIVGTDGRYTKPFTVKHIMISPGQTMDALLEADRAINGSSNGRYYMAARTFASNTALDFNNSTTTAILEYTDAPPSRRAGTPDFPNLPANLDMNAATEYTAQLRSLASKDHPVDVPMHVDHPMLITIAINVLPCAPNQTCDGPNGNRLAASLNNVSFQNPSIDILDAYYSSVNGVFEASFPNKPPFFFNFTDTVVPPELEVTKVGTKVKMLNYGDVVEVVFQDTTINGAETHPMHLHGFAFYVVGRGFGNYDKLKDPATYNLIDPPYQNTVTVPKAGWTAIRWRATNPGVWFMHCHFDRHTVWGMNTVFIVKDGKTPDTKMMKRPPSMPRC; translated from the exons ATGGTGGGGGTAACTAAGATAACCATGATGCTTTGGGTACTTGGTGTGGTGTTTACATTTGGAGCTGCTGCAGTTGGTCTGGCTGAGGCCAATAACGTCCACAATTTCTAT ATCAAGGAGGCTAACCACCCAAGGCTCTGCAAGAACAAGACCATCCTCACCGTCAATGGGCAGTTCCCCGGCCCGACCATCACCGCTCGAAGGGGCGATGTCGTCATCGTCAACGTCTACAACCAAGGCAATAAGAACATCACCATTCACTG GCATGGCGTGGACCAGCCACGAAACCCGTGGTACGACGGTCCGGAGTTCATAACACAATGTCCCATCCAGCCCGGCACCAACTTCACCTACCGGATCCTCTTGTCTGACGAGGAGGGCACAATCTGGTGGCATGCACATAGTGACTTCGATCGGGCCACCGTCCACGGTGCCTTCGTCATCCACCCCAAGCATGGCAGCTTCTATCCTTTCAAGATGCCGCACAAGGAAATACCCATCATCCTTG GTGAGTGGTGGAAGGCCGATGTCACCCATTTGCTAGAGGAGTCCAAGAGGACCGGAGGTGAGGTTAATCTTTCAGATGCAAACATCATCAATGGCCAGCCAGGAGACTTTTTCCCATGCTCCAAGGACAATATTTTCAAGCTGCCAGTGCAAACCGGCAAGACGTACTTGCTCCGGATCATCAACGCTGGACTCACCAACGATCTCTTCTACGGCATCGCTGGGCACCTTCTCACCATTGTCGGTACCGACGGCCGCTACACAAAGCCGTTCACCGTCAAGCATATCATGATCTCACCTGGACAGACCATGGATGCGCTACTTGAGGCCGACCGTGCTATCAATGGTTCATCCAACGGGCGATACTACATGGCTGCACGGACGTTTGCATCCAACACCGCTCTTGACTTCAACAACAGCACCACCACAGCCATTCTGGAATACACAGATGCACCACCTTCTAGGCGTGCGGGGACACCTGACTTCCCCAACCTTCCTGCCAACCTCGACATGAACGCTGCAACGGAGTACACGGCCCAACTTCGGTCTTTGGCAAGCAAGGACCACCCGGTGGACGTGCCGATGCATGTCGATCATCCCATGCTCATCACCATCGCCATCAACGTGCTTCCTTGTGCACCCAATCAGACGTGTGATGGGCCAAATGGCAACCGTTTGGCAGCGAGCCTCAACAACGTCAGCTTCCAGAACCCCTCCATCGACATCTTGGATGCTTACTACAGTTCTGTCAATGGTGTGTTCGAGGcaagcttccccaacaagcctcctttcttcttcaacTTCACAGACACCGTCGTCCCACCGGAGCTCGAGGTAACAAAGGTCGGTACCAAGGTGAAGATGCTGAATTACGGTGACGTCGTGGAGGTGGTGTTCCAAGACACGACCATCAACGGCGCCGAGACTCACCCCATGCACTTGCATGGGTTCGCCTTCTATGTGGTAGGCAGAGGTTTTGGAAACTATGACAAGCTCAAGGACCCGGCCACATACAACTTGATCGACCCACCGTACCAGAACACAGTCACCGTGCCAAAGGCTGGATGGACCGCAATCCGTTGGCGTGCAACAAATCCTG GTGTGTGGTTCATGCATTGCCACTTCGATCGTCACACTGTGTGGGGAATGAACACCGTGTTCATCGTGAAGGATGGCAAGACTCCCGACACTAAAATGATGAAGCGCCCTCCAAGCATGCCTAGGTGCTAA
- the LOC100829808 gene encoding uncharacterized protein LOC100829808 isoform X2 — MTEMAENWIEGSKHTSAPASFSGSVPRYQTSSPRKSRQRNIFHLLSHREVSPRTKHQAKRHWSKPPTGDTGFTELRYSASDAKHDLFSWAESQSLHRWSAKYCPLQPPPRSTIAAAFSSDGKTLASTHGDHTVKIIDCQTGKCLKVLGGHRRTPWVVRYHPLHSDILASGSLDYEVRLWDANTSDCIVSHDFHRPIASIAFHALGDILAVASGHKLFIWKYNNREEVSAPSIILRTRRSLRAVHFHPHGAPYLLTAEVNNLDAADSQLTRATSTGYANYPPALFFANVNSRGYPHLESSMSSPCLIWPAFLRDDGSLYIPRGDLASSSTNVQQSSPSLAQNLLASDAENQQSDQFVTPMDICPGEPSASNDIVDNSSAAGLSAIQMHADRGQTDSRLQGSSSSSSLERSSARDDVPMASTSTSVPIPAIARPSGPAVNRLPTNSFTTSSGLDVQMFLRNSEGGNHHHDLFSDSRSWELPFLHGWLMAQNHTGVPSSLPIATGSTRGSNRRYDSRPHAFSSVPGVGSSLLGPQIDEAEAHVASLGVGSELTTSLFAAGAAELPCTVKLRVWRHDIKNPCSALETAACCLTISHAVLCSEMGAHFSPCGRFLVACVACMLPQTEGDQGSQLPVQYDSTGPGTSPTRHPLPSHGVIYELRVYSLEEATFGEILTSRAIRAAHCLTSIQFSPTSEHILLAYGRRHSSLLRSIIMDGETTGIPVYTILEVYRVSDMELIRVLPSAEDEVNVACFHPSPGGGLVYGTKEGKLRILQHNGADAASLGLNCFIEENMLEVQRYALEG; from the exons ATGACTGAAATGGCTGAAAATTGGATAGAAGGCTCGAAGCATACTTCTGCTCCGGCGTCATTTTCTGGGTCAGTTCCTAGATATCAAACCTCTTCACCAAGAAAATCAAGGCAAAG AAACATCTTTCATCTGTTAAGTCATCGAGAGGTCTCCCCTCGAACCAAACACCAAGCTAAAAGACATTGGAGTAAACCTCCTACTGGCGACACTGGTTTCACTGAGTTGAGATATTCAGCTTCAGATGCTAAGCATGATTTATTTTCATG GGCAGAATCACAGTCCCTTCATCGTTGGTCTGCGAAGTATTGCCCTCTTCAGCCACCCCCTAGGTCAACTATTGCAGCTGCATTCAGTTCGGATGGGAAAACACTTGCATCTACACA TGGGGACCACACTGTTAAAATAATTGACTGCCAAACAGGGAAATGTTTGAAAGTGTTGGGTGGACATCGACGCACACCCTGGGTG GTCAGATACCATCCATTACATTCTGATATACTTGCCAGTGGGAGTTTGGATTATGAAGTCCGTCTCTGGGATGCTAATACGTCAGATTGTATTGTATCTCACGACTTCC ACAGGCCAATTGCATCCATTGCATTTCATGCACTGGGGGATATCCTGGCAGTTGCATCAGGTCACAAA TTGTTCATATGGAAGTACAATAATCGAGAGGAGGTTTCTGCCCCGTCCATTATATTAAGAACCCGCCGTTCATTGAGAGCTGTGCATTTTCACCCTCATGGTGCTCCATATCTTCTAACAGCGGAG GTTAATAATCTTGATGCTGCAGACTCACAGCTGACCCGTGCAACATCTACTGGCTATGCAAACTATCCCCCGGCGTTGTTTTTTGCAAATGTTAACTCCAGAGGCTATCCACATCTTGAGTCTAGCATGTCATCACCATGCCTAATTTGGCCTGCATTCCTCAGGGATGATGGAAGTCTATATATTCCTCGCGGTGATTTGGCTAGTAGTTCAACCAATGTGCAGCAGAGTTCACCATCTTTAGCTCAAAATTTGTTGGCATCAGATGCTGAAAATCAGCAGTCTGACCAGTTTGTGACCCCTATGGACATATGCCCAGGGGAACCTTCTGCATCTAATGATATAGTTGATAATTCTTCTGCAGCTGGATTAAGTGCAATTCAAATGCATGCTGATAGGGGTCAAACGGACTCAAGATTGCAGGGCAGTAGCTCTTCTAGTAGTCTTGAGAGGTCTAGTGCTAGAGATGATGTTCCAATGGCTTCAACCAGCACCAGCGTGCCAATTCCAGCAATAGCCAGACCTTCAGGACCTGCTGTTAACCGTCTTCCAACGAACTCATTCACCACTTCTAGTGGGTTAGATGTTCAGATGTTCCTAAGAAATTCAGAGGGTGGAAATCACCATCACGATCTGTTCAGTGACTCGCGTAGCTGGGAGCTGCCTTTTTTGCATGGTTGGTTGATGGCCCAAAACCACACAG GTGTTCCATCATCGCTTCCTATAGCCACTGGAAGTACCAGAGGATCAAATCGACGTTATGATTCACGCCCTCATGCTTTTTCTTCTGTACCTGGGGTTGGGAGTTCACTTCTGGGTCCACAAATCGATGAGGCTGAGGCTCATGTTGCCTCCTTAGGTGTTGGATCAGAACTTACTACCTCACTGTTTGCTGCCGGTGCTGCTGAATTACCTTGCACAGTGAAGCTTAGAGTGTGGCGGCATGATATCAAGAATCCATGTAGTGCATTAGAAACCGCGGCATGCTGCTTGACAATCTCTCACGCCGTTctttgcag TGAAATGGGTGCCCATTTCTCCCCTTGTGGACGGTTTCTGGTAGCTTgtgttgcatgcatgttgcCTCAAACAGAAGGTGACCAGGGTAGCCAGTTACCTGTTCAGTACGATTCTACAGGGCCTGGAACATCACCAACTCGTCACCCACTTCCCTCTCACGGAGTTATTTATGAGCTTCGGGTTTATTCTCTTGAAGAGGCAAC gtttggagaaattctcacgTCAAGAGCAATAAGGGCGGCTCATTGTTTAACTTCCATTCAG TTTTCGCCTACTTCAGAACACATACTATTAGCATATGGTCGTCGTCATAGCTCGCTGCTTAGGAGCATTATCATGGACGGAGAGACGACTGGAATTCCTGTATATACTATCTTGGAG GTTTATAGAGTTTCGGATATGGAGCTGATAAGAGTTCTTCCGAGTGCTGAAGATGAAGTAAATGTCGCATGCTTTCATCCTTCTCCTGGAGGTGGTCTTGTTTATGGGACTAAG GAAGGGAAGCTCAGGATTCTACAGCACAATGGTGCAGACGCTGCAAGCCTGGGGCTAAATTGCTTTATTGAGGAAAATATGCTTGAG GTTCAGAGATATGCATTGGAAGGCTGA